In Gemmatimonadota bacterium, the genomic stretch GGATAAACCAAGTTATCCGAGGTAAAAGAGGCGTAACTCCTGAGACCGCTTGGTTACTGTCTCAAGCACTGGATACAACGCCGGAGTTCTGGCTGAACCTACAAAGGAGTCATGAACTGGCGAAGAAACGGCCGCAGAAAAAGGTTCCGAGACTCCGAGTGGTAAGATGAGTCTCATGCATGGTCTGCGTTCGGCACCCGGCTCAGTTTCACCCCGCCCGCAACGCATCGACGGGGTTGGCCGTGGCGGCCTTCAGCGCGTGGTATCCCACCGTCAACCAGGTAATGAAAAGCGCCGCAAGGCCGGCAGACACGAAAACCCACAGGTTCAAGTCGATGCGGTAGGGGAAGTTGTCCAGCCACACCTGCATCATGAAATATCCCGCCGAAGCACCGATCACGAACGCAAGTGCAAAGAGCCTGGTGAATTCCTTCGACAGCAACAGGACAACGTTCGAAATCGTGGCGCCGAGGACCTTGCGTACACCGATCTCCCTGG encodes the following:
- a CDS encoding HigA family addiction module antidote protein; protein product: MLPENRIPTHPGVILLEDFLKPLGVTQVAFARHIGVSVQRINQVIRGKRGVTPETAWLLSQALDTTPEFWLNLQRSHELAKKRPQKKVPRLRVVR